In Euwallacea similis isolate ESF13 chromosome 5, ESF131.1, whole genome shotgun sequence, a single window of DNA contains:
- the LOC136408955 gene encoding protein disulfide-isomerase A5 yields MHLRPILFLFFILFLSLYACGAKHNGKNLLVDNITDSKDLKKLLRTKTNVLVCFYNSYKKSQTVLDTLRDVADNIKGEGVIVVINCSGDAKKLCKKLKISTTDSFVLKHYKDGEFNKDYDRKVNEKAVTNFMKDPTGELPWEEDDSAKDVIHIPDPNTLSRFLKREGKPILIMFYAPWCGYCKTLKPEYAQAASDLKDQSVLAAIDVNRPENAVLRTQYNISGFPTLLYFADGSFKYAYEGDNKRAALVQFMHNPAAPQVKVKEPDWAESTTDIVHLNAANFDAVLKDAASALVMFYAPWCGHCKRMKPEYESAALQMKEEGVSGLLAAVDGTKEAGLAAKFNVKGYPTVIYFSYGEEMYNANVRDASKIVDFMRDPKEPPPPPPPEKPWSEEQSYVLHLTEENFKPILKKKKHVLVMFYAPWCGHCKKAKPEFTQAAAEFRDNPRVEFAAVDCTLQSSVCSAFKVTGYPTLKYFSYYNKEVKPYTGGRTKDDFVVYMSNPIQISNEHSSPSKDRWSLDPVVLQLDTKNFKTELQRNEVVLVMFYAPWCAHCNRMKPDYISAAQELASEGFSNCLALVDCTENPDLMEKYDIQGFPTIKLFQNGKFVADYKGTRTVHDIKRFMKKYQFPEKEEL; encoded by the exons ATGCACTTAAGGCCAATTTTGTTCCTATTTTTT ATCCTTTTCCTATCTTTGTATGCATGTGGCGCAAAGCACAACGGAAAAAACCTACTAGTCGATAACATAACAGATAGCAAAGACCTGAAAAAGCTACTCAGAACTAAAACCAATGTTTTAGTGTGCTTTTACAACTCATACAAAAAATCACAGACTGTCTTAGACACTCTCAGAGATGTGGCAGATAATATCAAGGGAGAAGGGGTGATAGTTGTAATTAACTGCTCAGG GGATGCCAAGAAGCTTtgtaaaaaacttaaaatatcaaCCACTGATTCATTTGTTCTGAAACATTATAAAGATGgtgaatttaataaagattATGATAGGAAAGTTAATGAGAAGGCAGTTACTAATTTCATGAAAGATCCAACTGGCGAGTTGCCGTGGGAAGAGGATGATTCTGCCAAAGATGTTATACACATTCCAGATCCAAAT ACCCTCTCCCGGTTTCTGAAGCGGGAAGGTAAGCCCATTCTCATAATGTTTTATGCTCCCTGGTGCGGCTATTGCAAGACCTTGAAACCTGAATACGCGCAAGCAGCTTCAGATTTGAAAGATCAGTCAGTTTTGGCCGCAATTGACGTCAACCGCCCTGAAAACGCAGTTCTCAGAACCCAGTACAACATTAGTGGCTTCCCCACTTTACTCTATTTTGC AGATGGATCTTTCAAATACGCTTATGAGGGGGATAATAAGAGAGCAGCATTAGTGCAGTTTATGCACAATCCAGCAGCCCCCCAAGTGAAGGTTAAGGAGCCTGATTGGGCGGAATCCACCACCGATATTGTTCATTTAAATGCAGCAAATTTCGACGCGGTTTTGAAGGACGCAGCATCCGCCTTGGTCATGTTCTACGCTCCTT ggTGTGGACACTGTAAAAGAATGAAACCAGAATACGAATCCGCCGCCCTTCAAATGAAGGAAGAAGGG GTTTCAGGCTTATTAGCTGCAGTAGATGGTACTAAAGAAGCGGGCTTAGCGGCCAAATTCAACGTAAAAGGGTATCCCACTGTTATTTACTTTTCGTATGGGGAAGAGATGTATAATGCCAATGTGAGAGATGCATCCAAGATTGTTGATTTTATGAG GGACCCGAAAGAGCCGCCCCCACCACCACCTCCCGAGAAGCCGTGGAGTGAAGAACAAAGCTACGTTCTCCATTTAACGGAGGAGAATTTTAAGCcaatattgaagaaaaagaagcATGTTTTGGTCATGTTTTATGCTCCAT GGTGTGGTCATTGTAAGAAGGCGAAACCCGAGTTTACGCAGGCGGCCGCCGAATTCAGGGATAATCCTAGGGTGGAGTTTGCAGCCGTAGACTGTACCCTACAGTCGTCCGTTTGCAGTGCATTTAAAGTGACTGGATACCCCACTCTGAAATACTTCAGCTACTATAATAAAGAGGTTAAACCGTACACTGGAGGAAGAACT aaagaTGATTTCGTCGTTTACATGTCAAACCCCATACAAATCTCCAACGAACACAGTTCCCCCTCTAAAGATCGCTGGTCTTTAGATCCTGTAGTGCTTCAATTGGACACAAAGAACTTCAAAACAGAGCTCCAAAGGAATGAAGTTGTTTTAGTGATGTTTTACGCCCCCT GGTGCGCCCATTGCAACCGAATGAAACCTGACTATATATCTGCGGCGCAAGAGCTGGCTTCCGAAGGCTTTTCCAACTGTTTAGCGCTGGTTGATTGCACGGAAAATCCAGATCTGATGGAAAAATATGACATTCAAGGCTTCCCGACGATTAAATTGTTTCAGAATGGCAAATTTGTTGCAGATTACAAGGGTACGCGCACAGTGCACGATATTAAGCGCTTCATGAAGAAGTACCAGTTCCCTGAGAAGGAGGAATTGTAA